From the Paenibacillus tianjinensis genome, the window AGCTGTGATTGCAGTGCTCTTCACTACTCCAAGGTTCGGGCTTGAGACCGGAATGGTATAAGTGTTCGACAGCGCCGAACCGCTTAGCGTCCGTCCGTCCGGCAGAGTGAAGGTATAAGCAACAGTTCCTTGGTTGACCAGAAGCTGCGGAGAAGGGAGTGAAGTAATGACCACCGAGAACTGGACCAGTACGGTGCCGCCTGCAGCGATGGTACCGGCCGTAATTCCGGTGGATGGATCAGCCTGTGGCAGGGGAAGACCATTGATCAGGACGCTATTCGGCACAAAGGTCGTTCCGGCCGGGATATTATCTGTAACGGTCAAATTAGCTGCATAGTTACCTGTATTGGTCACGTTGAGAGAGTAGGTAACAGTATCGCCGACTGTTGCATTCGAAGTATTGGCGCTTTTGCCCACGGCAACGTTCGGCTGGAACACAGGGACGGATACAGGATTTGAAAAGGTCGAGCCGGAAAAGACACCTGAAGTATACGTAACAGTAGCCTGATTATTTATCAATCCATTGGTAGGAACCGCAGTAACTCTTACGCTGTAAGCGACCGTTGCCGAAACGCCGGGGGCCAGAGTTCCGACAGAAATTCCCGAGGCCGGATTGGCATTCGGAAAGGGCACGCCATTGACGGACACGCTTCCCGGGAAAAATTCTGTACCGGCAGGAATAGGGTCAGTAAGCTGCACATTATTAACCGGATCGAGCCCGTTGTTGGTGATGCTGACAGAATAGATAATCGTGTCCCCGACTGCGACGGAGGTAGAAGTAGTACTTTTCACTACCGCAAGATTAGGTGCTGAAACTGCAATCGTAACCGTATTAGATGCTGCAGAGCCGGTGAGCAGGCGGCCGTCAGGCGGTGTGAAGGTGTAGGTGGAATTGGCCTGGTTGACGAGCTGCTGCGGAGACGGCAGGGAAACGATAAACACGGTAAAGCTGACGGTAACGCTGGCTCCGGGCGCAACGATTCCGACAGCAATCCCTGTATCGGGGGCTGAACCCGGCTGCGGGAAGCCGCCGACAATGACGCTGTTGGGGTCAAAGGTTACTCCTGCAGGAATGTTGTCGGTTAAGGTTACATTTGCTGCCAGATTGCCAGTATTGCTGACAACGATGGTGTAAATGATCGTATCGCCGACCGTAGCGTTAAGGTCGTTGGCGCTTTTCAGTAATGAAATCTGAGGCTCGATTACCGGTGTTGAGGTGACATTGGAAGTCGATGAACCGGAAAATACACCGGAGGTAAAGCTTACGGTTGACTGGTTATTAATTTGAGAAGGAATCGGCATTGTTACCCTCACCTCGAATGTTACGGCAACTGTTGCCCCTGGGGCAAGACTGCCGATTGGAATGCCGGCGGACGGAACTGATAGCGGCTGGGAGACACCGCCCACAATTACGGTTCCGGGAATGAAAGCCGTATTCTCAGGCAGAGGATCGCTGAGAATGATGTTGCGGACCACAGCAATACTGTTGTTCGTCAGCATTGAGGTGAACGTTAGAATGTCGCCGGTTACGGCGTCGCTGGCGTTCACACTCTTCACGACAGTGACATTCGGTGCAGACACAGGAACAGATAATGTATTCGATACAGCGTTGCCTCCGAGCTGCCGCCCGTCCGGCAAGGTGAAGCTGTAGGAGGCTGCCGCGGTATTCAGCAGCTGCTGGTTCGGCGGCAGTGCAGTAACAGTGACCAGAAAGCTTACCGTGACGCTGTCGCCCGGGGCAAGCGGGCCTACAGGCACCCCTGTTACCAGGTCGTAACCGGGCAGGGGAGTTCCGCCGACAATCACACTGTTCGTTTCAAATATTGCCTGCGGCGGCAGGCTGTCGGTCAGATTCAGTGTGGCGGCAATATTGCCGGTATTTCTGGCCAGAATCGAAAAAGACAGAGAGCTGCCTACTGAGGCCTGTGCGGCATTTGCGCTTTTGAATAAGCTAATCACTGGGGTAAAGACCGGTGTGTTTATGGTGTTGGATAGTGCTGTGCCGCTGAACGCACCGGCGGTAAAAGAGGCGTTTGCCCGATTACTCAGCTGCGCAGAATTCGGAACTGAAGTAGCATTGACCTGAAACCTCACGACAACAGTTGCGCCGGCTGCAATAGTGCCCAGGGCAATACCGGCGCCAGGATTGGCTGATGGAACAGCAGTACCGTTAACCGTAACGGTGCCGGCTACGAACGCACCTCCTTCCGGAATCGGATCGGATACAACCACATTATTAACCGACACACCGCTCGGGTTGGAGACGGATAGGGTGTAGGTAATGTATTCTCCGACAGCGATGGCGGCTAGGTTTGCACTTTTCAGCAGAGTAATGTTAGGTGCGGATACTGGAAGGGTGACGGTGTTGGATACACTGGATCCAGCCAATAAGCGTCCGCTTGGAAGCTGATAAGTATAACTGCTGCTGCCCTGATCGGTTAATACCGCAGGTGAAGGCAGGGACTCTACAGACGTCAAGAATGTCACTGTAAAGGTTGTGCCTGGAGCTATCGATCCCAGCGCGATACCGCTAAGCGGCGACTCCCCCGGCCGGACGACTCCGTTCACTGTTACACTGCCGGAGATAAACGCTGAGCCGGACGGAATATTATCGCTCACAGTGACGGCAGCTGCTATATTGCCCGAATTCTTTACCTGCAGCGTGTACAGCACATTGCCGCTGACTGTGGCGCTGGCAGGACTGGCGCTTTTGAGTATTCCGATTACGGGTTGAAACACAGGAGTTGCTACAATATTAGACTGTGTAATTGCTGTGAAAGCTCCTGAACTGTAAGAGGCCGACGACCGGTTGGAGAGCTGGGAGGCCGCCGGTATCGAGCTAATGGCTACCTGAAATATGACGGTTACACTGGCTCCTGCAGCAATCGTTCCAATAGAAATTCCGGTCGCCGGATCAGCGGTTGGCCGGGATGTACCCGCTACGATAACACTCCCGGTTACAAAAGTGCTGCCGGCGGGAATGGGATCGGACAGGATTACATTTGTGACTGCAGCTACACCGTTGTTGCTAATGACGGAGGTGTACTGCAGCGTATCGTCTACAGCAACATCAGGGAAGCTGGCAGTTTTGACTACAGTTACGTTAGGCAGTGTAACGGGAATGGTCAGCGTATTCGAAGCCGCTGAACCGGAGACGGTACGGCCGTCGGGTACCAAAAAGGTATATGCGGCGGTTGCCTGATCCACGAGCTGCGGCGGAGACGGTAAACTGTTGACCACCACCCGGAATTGCACTGTGGAGCTTCCACCGGCGGGTATCGTGCCAATCCCGATTCCGGTGGCGGGGTTGCCGGCAACAGGTGTACCATTTACGGTAAAGCTGCCAGGAACATAAGTGCTGCCTGCCGGGATGTTGTCCGTAAGTGTAGTAGCTGCTCCAATATTGCCGGTGTTGGCAATCTGCAGCGTATAAGTTATTTGATCGCCGACGGTAGCATTGCTGGTATTGGCGCTTTTAACAATGCCCAGAACCGGGGAGTAGACCGGCAATGAATTCGTATTGGACGGGATAACCCCGGAGACAATGGGCCCGCCGGCCACGCTTTGAAAC encodes:
- a CDS encoding DUF7507 domain-containing protein, whose amino-acid sequence is MKKEVKIIPLVVRATINATGAITFTGNTLGLSRSDTAGVPGTQDSIGAFSTVNTASTFGSYPAGTTNLYQNNSSAAILTIPAGSTVLYAELIWGGSYINGNVNLTGFINNPVSLTTPAGATVSISPDAATSNTVDLGNGASAYVRSANVTSIIQTGGAGTYITAGVVGTIVINNDSTANHAGWTLGVIYQNPSLPFRNMSLRAGAVLVQSSSAPVVTTITGFATPVTGALGGRILFSAQEGDANRSGDQALFGPTSATQAALSGPNNFANNFFASQINNDAGALNTTGTFGTRNQTNGSPGSNISGGRQGWDITNIDVSARLVNNQSSALLTLTTSGDAYVVNGNALQIDINAPKINLTKSSNVSGTIVGDTVTYTVTVSNTGTASAASVVLSDSLPAGLTFVAGSVLVAGVSRPTYDISAGIPLGSLALGTSVTVTYQARVTSLPNPQIIPNTANAAFTFQSVAGGPIVSGVIPSNTNSLPVYSPVLGIVKSANTSNATVGDQITYTLQIANTGNIGAATTLTDNIPAGSTYVPGSFTVNGTPVAGNPATGIGIGTIPAGGSSTVQFRVVVNSLPSPPQLVDQATAAYTFLVPDGRTVSGSAASNTLTIPVTLPNVTVVKTASFPDVAVDDTLQYTSVISNNGVAAVTNVILSDPIPAGSTFVTGSVIVAGTSRPTADPATGISIGTIAAGASVTVIFQVAISSIPAASQLSNRSSASYSSGAFTAITQSNIVATPVFQPVIGILKSASPASATVSGNVLYTLQVKNSGNIAAAVTVSDNIPSGSAFISGSVTVNGVVRPGESPLSGIALGSIAPGTTFTVTFLTSVESLPSPAVLTDQGSSSYTYQLPSGRLLAGSSVSNTVTLPVSAPNITLLKSANLAAIAVGEYITYTLSVSNPSGVSVNNVVVSDPIPEGGAFVAGTVTVNGTAVPSANPGAGIALGTIAAGATVVVRFQVNATSVPNSAQLSNRANASFTAGAFSGTALSNTINTPVFTPVISLFKSANAAQASVGSSLSFSILARNTGNIAATLNLTDSLPPQAIFETNSVIVGGTPLPGYDLVTGVPVGPLAPGDSVTVSFLVTVTALPPNQQLLNTAAASYSFTLPDGRQLGGNAVSNTLSVPVSAPNVTVVKSVNASDAVTGDILTFTSMLTNNSIAVVRNIILSDPLPENTAFIPGTVIVGGVSQPLSVPSAGIPIGSLAPGATVAVTFEVRVTMPIPSQINNQSTVSFTSGVFSGSSTSNVTSTPVIEPQISLLKSANDLNATVGDTIIYTIVVSNTGNLAANVTLTDNIPAGVTFDPNSVIVGGFPQPGSAPDTGIAVGIVAPGASVTVSFTVFIVSLPSPQQLVNQANSTYTFTPPDGRLLTGSAASNTVTIAVSAPNLAVVKSTTSTSVAVGDTIIYSVSITNNGLDPVNNVQLTDPIPAGTEFFPGSVSVNGVPFPNANPASGISVGTLAPGVSATVAYSVRVTAVPTNGLINNQATVTYTSGVFSGSTFSNPVSVPVFQPNVAVGKSANTSNATVGDTVTYSLNVTNTGNYAANLTVTDNIPAGTTFVPNSVLINGLPLPQADPSTGITAGTIAAGGTVLVQFSVVITSLPSPQLLVNQGTVAYTFTLPDGRTLSGSALSNTYTIPVSSPNLGVVKSTAITATTVGDSITYTVVLTNNGIATVNNVVFTDALPAGTAFVAGSVLVDGVPRPGASPATGVTIGSIATGASVTVAFTVTVTSLPAIGLLNNQSSVSFTSGAVANVAFSNTVTTPVYQPIVAAVKSSNSTNATVGDTITYTVTVSNTGNYPVTGTLTDTVPTGTSLIPNSVLVGGLPVPGSDPSTGVPLGTIAAGASLQVIFSVLIDTLPPSQQLTNQANLSLAYTLPDGRTFNQTAVSNINQIAVSSPNVLVAKTTSVIDAVIGDTVPYTIVVTNSGIASINNVVLSDPIPAGSSFVAGSVVVDGTPIPGANPANGIALGTIAPGASVTVTFNILVKTLPASANLNNQASVSFTSGAFSGAAYSNILNTPVFQPIINVVKSADTANATVGDTVTYFLNVTNTGNLPAVVTLTDAIPPGGVFIPNSVLINGVPQPGADPTNGISLGTVAAGATVTVTVTLQVTVASLPTPQQLVNQAAASFTFTPPDGRLLSGSSLSNVLIIPVSSPDVTAVKSTPAIDAVVGDIITYTIVVTNNGIVAVNNVVLVDPIPAGSQFVSGSVTVDSVARPAANPGSGIVIGTIAASASVTVTFQVKVIAI